The genomic interval AGGCTCTGTGCAGCGAGACCAGTTTATGGATCATCGAGTGAGTCGCGACGCGCCGGTGAGCACGGCCCGCCAGGGCCGCGCGCAGCCGTCGCGCGGCGCGGCACCTGCGCGGGCTTGATCCTAAAATGAGAGTTTCGGCAACGTACGGGCTACCTACCTTGCTCGTAGCGGTGGCGCCATGCGGTGCAACGCTCCACGTAGCTGGGCAGGTGGTCGCGGGCGAACTCGTCCGGGCTCCATAGCTGGGCGGGGAGGAACTCGGCGGGCTCGGTGCAGGCGTAGGCCCATGCGTGGTGGCCGTGCTCCAGGTCGACGCGGCTGACGGTGTAAAAGTCGGCCTCGAACGCGTCGAGGGTGCTCCACTCGGCTTCCGTGAGGTCGTCGAATAGGTGTCCCGTGGCGGTGGCGGCCTGGTCGCGAATGAGTCCTGGGTAGATCCGCTCTGGGAGGGCGATGACCCGCCATCCGGTGACGGTGACGGGGATGCGGTGGGGGTCGCGGTCGATGAGGGCGCGCAGGACGTCAGGGAAGAGGAGGCTTCCGTAGACGAAGAGGGGTGCCGGGTCCGCCGATGCGGGGTCCAGTCGGCCAGAGTTGGGTGAGTTGGTGCGGGGTGCTGGGCTGGGTGTAGACGGCACGGAAGACCTTCCCCACGGTTTCGGTGTCGGCGGTGTCGGCAAGGTTGACGAACCAGTCGATGCCGGCGGGGTAGGCCCACAGGTAGCTGCGTAGCTGGGGGTCGTTGCCGCGGTCGGTGAGGATGTCGGCGATGGCGTCTGCGGTCCAGAACGGGACGCAGGCGCGGGCATGGTCCGCGCAGTCCGCGACCGGCACACCGGCGTTGATGGCGCGGTGCAGGTCGGCGCGGACAAGCTGTAGGTAGTGGTCCAGGCGGACTCGCACGGTCACGGCGGTGTCGTCGGGGGTGACGAACAGCGGCATGGCCTGCGCGATGCCTTCCAACAGCACCTGATAGGGCACGTGGACCGACAGCAGGCGCGGCCACGGAACATCGGTACGGCTGGCGGTGGCGGTGTAGCTGGCGCTCTGGAGGGCGTGTCCGAGGATCTCGTGTAGGGCGAACTGGCGTAGGCGGACCTTGGTGAAGGCCGCGTTGCGCAGGTTGAACCGGAGACGTACGTCCTGGCCGGTGCCGTCGAGCCAGTAGGCCCAGTAGGCGTCGACGTCGGCGGTCGTGATCTCCAGGGTGTACGGGGCGTCCGTTTCGGCAAGGGCCCGGACGGCAGGCTCTGCCTCGCTGGCGGCGGCGCGGATCATCTCGGGTGCGTCGGCGGCCTCGACTGGTCCTTCGGCGTCGCGGAGCTGGCGGTCGGTGGTGGCATCCCAGGAAACCCCGATTTCGGCCAGTGCCGTGCGGGCGCGTTCACCGACAGCCGTCACGTACTCCTCGGGCCATCCGGCCGCCGAGCATCCCTGGGTGGCGGTCAGGTAGTCGTCGAGTGGGGGCCGTTCGCCGAGCAGCGCGCCGAGATAGGCCAGGTGGGCGCGGAGCTGCTCGGCGCAGACCTGGTCGCCGTCGCGCTCGGCTCGCTCGTAGAGCTGGGCGAGCGTGCTGTGGACGTCCAGGCGGCTCGGGGCCGCTGTCACCTTGGCCGCGGTCGGCGCGCAGTCGAAGTCGATGACCGGCGACGCCTTCCGGGCCTTCTCGTAGGCGTCCCATGCCCGTAGCGTCTGCTCGATCTCGTCACGTAGACGCATGCGCGGTGTCCCATCGCAGCGTCACGAACTGGTTCGGCCGTAGGTTCCGGCGGGTCAGCTCGATGACGACTCCGGCCTCGTCGCGGGCGAAGGACAGACCCTCGGTCGCCGAGATCTCCGACCCGTCCGGCCGGTCCTCGGTCGCCGAGCATCGGGTCAGCGACGTGACGCCCTGGTGGCGAAGCCGGATCGTGAGCGTTCCGGTGGGGCGGACGATCGACTGACGCCAGTAGTGGTCGTAGACGAACCGTCCACCGGTGCTGCGGTAGCCGACGGTCGCGGACTCTCCGGGCTGGATGGCGGGGAAGACCTGGCAGGCGAAGCGGGCGCTGAGCTTGGTGTCGTGGACGCGCTGAATGATGATGTTGCGGTCGGGGGAGGGCAGGGCCTCAATCTCCAACGGGCCGTTGGTGGTCTCGAACCACAGTTCCCTGTTGAGCCTGGTGAACGGCGTCGCCGTGCCGTTGTACAGCTCATGCCGGTAGGTCAGCGTCGCCCATCCGTCTTCGGCAACCTCGATGTCGATGGTCAGGCTGCGGTCCTCGACGTCTCCGGCCGGCTCGCGGGGCGCCGGCATGCTCACGCCTGCGGTCGTGGTCGCGTAGGCGTTGGCGCGGTGATGGTCGCCGATGCCGGCAAGGGCGGGGGAGGGCGGCGCGTCGGCTCTGGTCGTCTCGGCTTCCCAGGGGCGGGGCGCGAGCCGGAAGTAGGCACCGGGGATGCGG from Parafrankia discariae carries:
- a CDS encoding gamma-glutamylcyclotransferase family protein, which codes for MPSTPSPAPRTNSPNSGRLDPASADPAPLFVYGSLLFPDVLRALIDRDPHRIPVTVTGWRVIALPERIYPGLIRDQAATATGHLFDDLTEAEWSTLDAFEADFYTVSRVDLEHGHHAWAYACTEPAEFLPAQLWSPDEFARDHLPSYVERCTAWRHRYEQGR
- a CDS encoding helix-turn-helix domain-containing protein, which codes for MAQPAPPYTVSPDLLAREEFRAACETLDFQAIFRLMRKYDGASQDRVSSPVRGLTQSRVSRVMSGESNITSLDLVERIADALRIPGAYFRLAPRPWEAETTRADAPPSPALAGIGDHHRANAYATTTAGVSMPAPREPAGDVEDRSLTIDIEVAEDGWATLTYRHELYNGTATPFTRLNRELWFETTNGPLEIEALPSPDRNIIIQRVHDTKLSARFACQVFPAIQPGESATVGYRSTGGRFVYDHYWRQSIVRPTGTLTIRLRHQGVTSLTRCSATEDRPDGSEISATEGLSFARDEAGVVIELTRRNLRPNQFVTLRWDTAHAST